From Nitrospinota bacterium, the proteins below share one genomic window:
- the purS gene encoding phosphoribosylformylglycinamidine synthase subunit PurS, translating to MLAQIHVTFKEGVLDPQGKTVHHALNDLGYDEVLDVNIGKYLEIKLDSASEEEAEIRVREMCERLLANTVIESFRFTLVPTE from the coding sequence ATGCTTGCCCAAATACATGTAACATTCAAAGAAGGTGTTCTCGATCCACAAGGGAAAACTGTCCACCATGCGTTAAACGATTTGGGATATGACGAAGTACTTGATGTAAATATCGGCAAATATCTGGAAATTAAACTTGATTCTGCGTCGGAGGAAGAAGCCGAGATAAGGGTCCGGGAAATGTGCGAACGACTCCTGGCTAATACGGTTATTGAGTCCTTCCGCTTTACCCTGGTTCCCACTGAATAA
- a CDS encoding bifunctional aldolase/short-chain dehydrogenase — protein sequence MENKWNDSDAKAAIEKYKGVSEDIALRVYTSRLIGADPALVLHGGGNTSVKSRTHNKVNEEVDVLYVKGSGWDLDTLEPPGLPGVLLDYLRKLRDLDKLSDEDMVNEQRTHLLDASSPNPSVETLLHAFLPHKFIDHSHADASLIIANQPDAEKICKEIFGDSIGIVSYIMPGFALAKASAEVYEKNTNVEGLLLINHGLFTFGDTAKESYERHIRAVTLLEEYICKSQLKPLTSVEGPALEAGEEVLMNALAPLLRGLYKEQMGKNWVVHHRVDANAKAFASSKECETWSQIGTATPDHVIRTKQKPLLLNLKQWEDPGKLREEVLQALNDYCESYHKYFETNKSAKGVDKTELDRLPRVILVAGLGLVTIGKTVKETGISADIYQHTIDIVHKSFSVGTYKPLDSSDLFDMEYWSLEQAKLGKAKAPPLQGKIAYITGAASGIGLATARLFAEQGANLFLADVSQDKLSEAADLIRKKSKVGVVAQVLDVTDESAVRQSFEKMVQTFGGIDILISNAGNAVQGAIGEMDMKTLRASFELNFFSHQVLASEALRLFLIQKTGGVLLFNASKAAFNPGKNFGPYALPKAAVVALTKQYALDYGGHGIRSNAINADRIRTALFSEEVLKERAAARGLSADDYFKNNLLQEEVYDTDVAQGFLNLALAEKTTGSIITIDGGNIAASPR from the coding sequence ATGGAAAACAAATGGAATGATTCAGATGCCAAAGCGGCAATTGAAAAATACAAGGGTGTCTCTGAAGATATTGCTCTTCGGGTTTACACTTCAAGGTTAATAGGGGCTGATCCTGCGCTGGTTCTTCATGGTGGAGGCAATACTTCCGTCAAGTCGCGCACCCATAACAAGGTTAATGAAGAAGTGGATGTGCTTTATGTTAAAGGAAGCGGCTGGGACCTTGATACGCTGGAGCCCCCGGGTCTTCCGGGAGTCCTGCTCGACTACCTGCGTAAATTGAGAGATCTTGATAAATTGAGTGATGAGGACATGGTGAATGAGCAAAGAACGCATTTATTGGACGCTTCCTCACCAAACCCATCAGTTGAAACGTTATTGCACGCTTTCTTGCCGCACAAGTTCATCGACCATTCGCATGCGGACGCCAGTTTGATCATTGCCAATCAACCTGACGCGGAGAAAATCTGTAAGGAAATTTTTGGTGATTCGATAGGTATTGTTTCATACATCATGCCAGGTTTTGCACTCGCCAAAGCTTCTGCGGAAGTTTATGAAAAAAATACGAATGTTGAAGGGCTTCTACTGATCAACCACGGTTTGTTCACCTTTGGTGATACTGCCAAAGAAAGTTATGAACGTCACATACGGGCTGTGACACTTCTCGAAGAGTATATCTGTAAGAGCCAGTTAAAGCCCCTGACATCGGTTGAAGGACCAGCGCTGGAAGCCGGGGAAGAAGTTTTAATGAATGCGCTGGCTCCATTGCTTCGCGGGCTTTATAAGGAACAAATGGGCAAAAACTGGGTTGTGCATCACCGTGTTGATGCGAATGCAAAAGCGTTTGCCTCCAGTAAAGAGTGTGAAACATGGTCTCAGATAGGCACTGCCACCCCGGACCATGTGATTCGAACCAAGCAAAAACCCCTGCTCTTAAATCTAAAGCAATGGGAAGACCCGGGAAAACTGAGAGAAGAAGTTTTACAGGCCCTGAATGATTATTGTGAAAGTTATCACAAGTACTTTGAGACCAATAAATCTGCCAAGGGAGTGGATAAAACAGAGCTCGATAGACTGCCCCGGGTTATCCTTGTAGCTGGTTTGGGATTAGTGACCATTGGTAAAACAGTAAAGGAGACAGGTATATCAGCGGATATCTATCAGCATACCATTGATATTGTGCATAAATCCTTTTCGGTGGGCACTTATAAACCACTCGATTCCAGTGACCTGTTTGACATGGAATACTGGTCTCTGGAACAGGCCAAGCTGGGCAAAGCCAAAGCGCCTCCTTTGCAAGGTAAGATTGCTTACATCACAGGAGCCGCTTCTGGAATCGGTCTGGCGACAGCCCGACTGTTTGCTGAACAGGGGGCTAATCTTTTTCTTGCCGATGTATCGCAGGATAAATTGAGCGAAGCCGCCGATTTGATACGTAAAAAATCCAAGGTTGGTGTTGTCGCCCAGGTCCTGGATGTGACGGATGAATCAGCAGTGCGTCAGTCTTTTGAGAAAATGGTGCAGACGTTTGGCGGCATCGATATTCTGATCTCCAATGCTGGAAACGCCGTGCAAGGGGCGATTGGGGAGATGGACATGAAAACGTTGCGAGCCAGTTTTGAGCTGAACTTTTTCTCCCACCAGGTGCTCGCGTCTGAAGCTTTGAGGTTGTTCCTGATACAGAAGACAGGAGGAGTCTTGTTGTTCAACGCATCCAAGGCGGCGTTCAATCCGGGTAAAAACTTTGGTCCCTACGCTCTCCCCAAGGCCGCAGTGGTGGCACTCACCAAGCAATATGCTCTTGACTACGGGGGGCATGGAATTCGCTCCAACGCCATAAACGCTGACAGGATTCGCACGGCATTATTCTCTGAAGAAGTTTTGAAAGAAAGGGCCGCTGCCCGAGGGCTTTCTGCAGATGACTATTTCAAAAATAACCTGCTGCAGGAAGAAGTCTACGACACCGATGTGGCGCAGGGATTCCTCAATCTTGCTTTGGCAGAAAAAACCACAGGAAGCATTATCACC
- the purQ gene encoding phosphoribosylformylglycinamidine synthase subunit PurQ, whose translation MKCGIVVFPGSNCDHDCYHILKHVLNQDTHWLWHKEEASLETFDLVVLPGGFSYGDYLRAGAIARFSPIMNSIKQFANAGGKVLGICNGFQILLESGLLPGTLIQNQSRKFICKNVSVRIENSDTPFTRRCEANQVLEIPIAHHQGSYYIDPFSLNHLEENGQILFRYCDEKGNVSAECNPNGSVDSVAGVSNEQKNVMGMMPHPERCADPQLLGTDGQVIFQSLISND comes from the coding sequence ATGAAGTGTGGAATTGTCGTATTTCCCGGGTCTAATTGTGACCACGATTGTTATCATATCCTCAAACATGTCCTGAATCAGGATACTCATTGGCTTTGGCATAAAGAGGAAGCCAGCCTGGAAACGTTTGATTTGGTTGTTCTGCCCGGTGGTTTCTCTTATGGGGATTATTTGCGTGCGGGAGCCATTGCACGGTTTTCCCCGATAATGAATTCAATTAAACAATTTGCCAACGCTGGCGGAAAAGTATTGGGCATTTGTAATGGGTTCCAGATTCTTCTGGAGTCTGGCCTGCTCCCCGGCACATTGATTCAGAACCAATCGAGAAAATTCATCTGTAAAAATGTATCCGTCCGTATTGAAAACTCAGACACTCCCTTTACCAGGCGTTGTGAAGCAAATCAGGTTCTGGAAATCCCTATCGCCCACCATCAGGGCAGCTATTATATCGATCCTTTTTCCCTGAACCATCTTGAGGAAAATGGACAAATCCTTTTCCGGTATTGTGACGAAAAAGGGAACGTTTCCGCTGAGTGCAACCCAAATGGTTCTGTAGATTCAGTTGCAGGGGTATCCAATGAACAAAAGAATGTGATGGGGATGATGCCCCACCCTGAACGTTGTGCTGACCCACAGTTACTGGGCACAGATGGACAAGTTATTTTTCAATCTTTGATTTCAAACGACTGA
- the purL gene encoding phosphoribosylformylglycinamidine synthase subunit PurL — protein sequence MTPEIVKEHGLTVEEFRRILDLLGRTPNITELGIFSVMWSEHCSYKSSRPYLKKLPVESPRVIQGPGENAGVVDIGDGLAVVFKIESHNHPSFIEPHQGAATGVGGIMRDVFTMGARPIALLNSLRFGELEEPRTRFLLNGVVDGISSYGNCTGVPTVGGEIYFDACYNGNILVNAFCLGLVNSDRIFLAGTGGVGNQILYVGSKTGRDGIHGASLLASSEFDESTEDKRPTVQVGDPFTEKLLIEACLELFKKDWVVGVQDMGAAGLTSSSFEMAHRAETGVFMDLSKVPLREEGMVPYEIMLSESQERMLFVVKPGHEEEALAILDKWGLDAAIIGEVIEEPCVRIQFEGQEVVNLPIFPVVDGALDLKRPTEQPRYLDEVVHISMGDFPDISHGDTALKKLLATPNITSKEWVYEQYDHMVRLNTLVLPGSDAAVLRIKDTNKAVAISVDCNSRYCYLDPYEGAAIAVAEACRNVVCSGAQPIGLTNCLNFGNPEKPEIMWQFQQAVEGMGDACRFFDIPVVSGNVSLYNETKGEAIYPTPTVAVVGLIENQEKVMTQGFKNSGDQIALIGFTMEELGGTEYLKVMFDRSEGKPPVLDRKHEKQVQDFCRELIERGLIASAHDCSEGGLAIAVAESCFSSGSQTLGATLELESTLRKDALLFGETQSRIVISFSKEKIDEIEDLAMTFPVDFSLIGKVGGSHLLIRVNGEEIVKQEIAVLKEIWKSSLGNYAGQTT from the coding sequence ATCACTCCTGAAATCGTCAAGGAACACGGTTTAACTGTGGAAGAATTCCGGCGAATCCTGGACCTGCTGGGACGAACCCCGAATATAACTGAGTTGGGTATTTTTTCTGTTATGTGGAGCGAACATTGCAGTTATAAAAGTTCTCGACCCTATTTGAAAAAACTCCCGGTCGAAAGCCCCAGAGTCATACAGGGCCCAGGAGAAAACGCAGGGGTTGTAGATATTGGTGATGGGCTTGCTGTCGTTTTTAAAATTGAAAGTCATAACCATCCCTCATTCATCGAACCTCATCAAGGAGCCGCGACCGGTGTGGGTGGTATCATGCGAGACGTTTTTACCATGGGTGCACGACCAATCGCCTTGTTGAATTCATTACGATTCGGGGAGCTTGAGGAACCTCGCACACGTTTTCTGCTTAATGGTGTGGTCGATGGTATCTCCAGCTATGGCAACTGCACTGGCGTTCCTACTGTTGGTGGCGAAATTTATTTTGATGCCTGTTATAACGGAAATATCCTGGTCAATGCTTTTTGCCTGGGACTGGTCAATTCAGACCGAATCTTTCTGGCAGGAACCGGTGGTGTCGGAAACCAAATTCTTTATGTCGGTTCAAAAACCGGACGAGACGGAATCCATGGCGCAAGCCTTTTAGCTTCTTCTGAGTTTGATGAAAGCACTGAAGACAAGCGGCCCACTGTTCAGGTAGGCGACCCATTCACCGAAAAACTCTTGATTGAAGCCTGCCTTGAGTTATTCAAGAAAGACTGGGTGGTAGGGGTTCAGGATATGGGGGCCGCAGGGCTCACTTCATCATCCTTTGAAATGGCGCATCGGGCTGAAACCGGCGTGTTTATGGACTTGTCTAAAGTTCCTTTAAGAGAAGAAGGCATGGTCCCCTATGAAATCATGCTTTCCGAGTCCCAGGAGAGGATGTTGTTCGTGGTGAAACCGGGTCATGAAGAAGAAGCCCTGGCCATTTTAGATAAATGGGGACTGGATGCCGCGATCATCGGTGAAGTGATCGAAGAACCCTGTGTCCGCATACAGTTTGAAGGACAGGAAGTGGTGAACCTGCCAATCTTCCCTGTTGTCGATGGAGCGCTGGATTTGAAACGACCGACAGAGCAACCCAGATATCTTGATGAGGTGGTGCATATCAGCATGGGCGATTTCCCCGATATTTCACATGGAGATACAGCCTTAAAAAAACTTCTGGCAACCCCCAACATCACCAGCAAGGAATGGGTTTACGAACAATATGACCACATGGTACGACTGAACACATTGGTTTTACCCGGGTCGGACGCGGCAGTGCTTCGCATCAAAGATACAAATAAAGCCGTAGCCATATCAGTGGATTGCAACAGCCGTTACTGCTATCTGGACCCCTATGAAGGTGCAGCGATTGCCGTTGCAGAAGCATGCAGGAATGTGGTTTGTTCAGGAGCCCAGCCTATTGGCCTGACCAATTGCCTTAATTTTGGCAACCCTGAAAAGCCTGAGATTATGTGGCAGTTTCAACAAGCTGTGGAAGGAATGGGTGATGCCTGCAGGTTTTTTGATATTCCAGTGGTCAGTGGTAACGTCAGCCTCTATAATGAGACAAAAGGGGAAGCGATTTACCCGACACCTACTGTTGCTGTGGTCGGCCTGATCGAAAATCAGGAAAAAGTCATGACTCAGGGATTTAAAAATTCCGGAGATCAAATCGCTCTTATCGGTTTTACCATGGAGGAATTGGGAGGAACCGAATACCTGAAAGTCATGTTTGATCGCAGTGAAGGGAAACCTCCCGTTCTGGATCGAAAGCACGAGAAACAAGTTCAGGATTTTTGTCGCGAACTAATTGAAAGAGGGCTCATTGCTTCTGCCCATGACTGTTCAGAAGGAGGACTTGCGATAGCAGTAGCGGAATCCTGTTTTTCGTCGGGAAGCCAGACTTTGGGTGCCACACTAGAACTGGAATCCACATTAAGAAAAGACGCATTGCTGTTTGGGGAAACTCAATCAAGGATTGTTATTTCATTTTCCAAAGAGAAAATTGATGAAATAGAAGACCTGGCTATGACCTTTCCGGTCGATTTTTCTCTGATCGGTAAAGTGGGTGGTTCTCATCTCTTGATAAGAGTCAACGGGGAAGAAATCGTTAAACAGGAAATCGCAGTCTTAAAAGAAATCTGGAAATCATCACTGGGGAACTATGCTGGACAAACTACATGA